The Shewanella halotolerans region TTAAATTACTGATTATTATTGGTTAATTGGTTTTACCTTTGTTTCGTTATGGGCGGATTGTTTGTGATCGACGTCAAATGTTCCACCTTAGCAGGGTGAGGTGTCTCACGCTTTTCAGCTGTTCGTATAGGCAGCTAAAAACTTGTTGGTATGGTGTAGATCCCGACACTAGGCGCAGAAAGATCATGAAGGTTAACAGCTTGCAGTACCAACACACACATTACGCTGCTTTGGGTAGTCCCTGGTCAGCAAAGGCTGACAGAATACAGAGTGCCACCGGCATCTTATTGGGATGTTTTTTGCTGGCGCATCTGCACTTCGAGTCGAGCATTCTCTTCGGTAAAGAGACCTTCTATCACGTGGTGCAGTTCCTCGAAGGCGGCATGTTCAGCAGCACGGGCCATGGCATGCCGATAGTGACCAAGGTGTTCTCTATTTTTATCATGCTGGTTGTGATGCTGCATGCGGCGGTGGCGCTGCGTCGCTTCCCGGCCCAGCTGGGGCAATGGCGCGCGCTGCGTAATCACATGCAGGGGATCAAGCATAAAGACAGCCACGCCTGGTTCTGGCAGCTGGTAACAGGTTTCATCCTGTTTTTCCTGGCGCCGGTACACATCTTTACCATGATAACCAACCCGGAGATCGGCCCCCATCTATCGGCCGAGCGTGTCTATCACGCCAACGCCTGGTTGCTCTACGCTCTGTTGCTGCCCGCCGTGGTGGTGCACGCCATGATAGGTCTCTACCGTGTGGCGGTGAAGTGGGGACTAATCTGTCACCGTAAGGGGCTGAGAAAGGCGATCAAGGTGTTGATCATCTATCTGATGACCCTGGGCATCTTGAGCCTCATCTCGTACATCATGATAGGCCGATCACTCGTCTTGCCAATTACGCCATTTGTGCCATAACTGTGTAGGCGCGGGGTAGATTAGCAAATTATAAAATATCGGATTGTGTTTTGATCTATCTCACGGTTTCAGTAGGGTTTGTGAGCGACATTAAGGCTAGCTGTTTTTAAATCTGTTTGTCTCGCACTTTTCCCACTTTTCACAGGAGTGCCTATGTCGCTGGCGAAAAAAAATAATAATGTAAGCGGTTGGCTCGATATGAGCCAGAGTGTCTCTGGTGTCATCTTGGCGTTGTTCCTCTGGACACATCTGGTGTTGGTTTCCTCAATCCTGTTGGGGGCCGATGCCATGACATTTGTGGCGCGCACCATGGAGCTGAGTTTCCTCAGCGCCGATGGTCATGGTTATCCCTGGGTGGTGTCGGGTATCGCCATCATAGTGGCGCTACTGGCGTTGATCCATGTGTTGGTTGCCGTGCATAAGATGCCGCTGAATCTGCAACAGCAGCGGGCGCTGCGTCAGCAGATGAGCGTGATCCACCATGACGACACCAAGCTGTGGGTATGGCAGGCGATCACCGGCGTGGGGATCTTTCTGCTGCTGCCTGTGCATCTTTGGTTGATTGGCAGCGCGCCGGAAACCATAGGCCCTGTGGGCAGCGCAGACCGTATCTGGAACCAAGGGGTCTGGATGGTCTATCTGCCGCTGCTTCTGTGTGTAGAACTGCATGCCGCTATCGGCATCTATCGCGTGGCCATCAAGTGGGGCGCCAAGCGCGCCATCGACGCCCGCGCCCGAATTAAAAAAATAAAAACCATAGTGAGTGTGGTGTTTGTGGTGATAGGTCTGGCCTCTCTGCTTGCCTTCCTGCCCTACGCCAGCTAACCCATTAGACGCTAATTTGATCTCTTATCCCTCGTAAGGAGCAAGTGTGAAACTGATATATACCGATTCTTTAGTCGTGGGCGCCGGACTGGCGGGACTAAGGGTCGCCATCGCCTCGAAGGAACGCGGCCTGGATACCCTGGTGCTGTCACTGATCCCCGCCAAGCGTTCCCATTCAGCTGCTGCCCAGGGCGGCATGCAGGCCAGCCTGGGAAATACCGTTAAGGGCATGGGAGACGATGAAGACGTACATTTCCAAGATACGGTAAAGGGATCGGACTGGGGCTGTGATCAGGAAGTGGCGCGCATGTTTGCTCATTGTGCCCCGAAGGCGGTGCGTGAGCTGGCGAACTGGGGCGTGCCTTGGACGCGGGTCACCAAGGGGCCTCGCCAGGTGGTGGTGAATGCCGAGAAGGTCACCATCGAAGAGGCCGAGGAGGCCCATGGCCTGATCAACGCCCGCGACTTTGGCGGCACCAAGAAGTGGCGCACCTGCTATACCGCAGACGGCACCGGCCACTCACTGCTCTATGCCGTAGACAACAAGGCGATCTCTCTGGATATTCCGGTACACGAAAGGGTGGAGGCGCTGGCGCTGATCCACGATGGCAAGCGTTGCCATGGGGTGGTGGCCAGATGTCTGATCACGGGTGAGCTGCGCGCCTATGTGGCCAAGTCCACCACTATCGCCACCGGCGGCTATGGCCGTATCTATGAGGTCTCCACCAATGCGATCATCTGCGAGGGGATAGGCCAAGCGTTGGCGCTGGAAACCGGCGTGGCGACCCTGGGTAACATGGAGGCGGTGCAGTTCCACCCGACGGCCATCGTGCCTGTGGGGATTCTGACTACCGAAGGCTGCCGCGGTGATGGCGGCCTGCTCAGAGACAAAGATGGCCACCGTTTCATGCCCGACTATGAACCGGAGAAGAAGGAGCTGGCCTCGCGGGACGTAGTATCGCGCCGCATGACTGAACATATGCGTAAAGGTAAGGGGGTTGATAGCCCCTATGGTCCACACCTATGGCTCGATATCACCCTGCTTGGCCGCAAACACGTGGAGACCAACCTGCGCGAAGTCAAAGAGATCTGTGAGAACTTCCTCGGCATAGATCCCGCCGAAGATTGGATTCCTGTGCGTCCGACCCAGCACTACTCCATGGGCGGCATACGCACCGACGCCAAGGGGCAGAGTCCACAGCTAAAGGGTCTGTTCAGTGTGGGTGAGGCGGCTTGTTGGGACATGCATGGCTTTAACCGCCTGGGGGGCAACTCGCTGGCAGAGACAGTGGTGGGCGGCATGATCATCGGCAAGTATGTGGCCGACTTCTGCGAAGAGAACACCCTGGAAATCGACACCTCGCTGGCCGAGCGCTTCGTGGCTCAGGTACGAGATGAGATAGATGGCTTGGTGGAGGGGCAGGGCAGTGAGTCTGCCTATGAGCTTAAGCGCGAGATGCAGCGCATCATGATGGACTATGTGGGCATCTTCCGTAATGGCCCAGAGCTGACCAAGGCGGTCGAGGAGTTAGAGGCTCTGCTGATCCGCTCGCGTAACTTGGGCCTCAAGTGCAAGAAGCGCCATGCCAACCCAGAGCTGGTGGAGGCATTGAGAGTCAAGCGCATGCTTAAGGTGGCGTTAACGGTTGCCTGCGGCGCCGAGGCGCGCACCGAGAGCCGCGGTGCCCACGCCCGTGAAGATTATCCACAGCGTAACGATAAAGAGTGGCTCAACCGCACGCTCTCCTCTTGGCCGAGCAGTGACGCCACCCGTCCTCAGCTGGATTACGAACAGCTGGATGTGATGAAGATGGAGCTGCCACCCGGCTATCGTGGCTATGGCATCAACAACGCCATCGCCCATCCGGACACAGAGAAGCGTGAGAAACAGATCGTCGAGATCTTGAGTAACCTGGGCGAAGATGCCGATCGCCATGAGCGCCAGCACGCGCTGATGCCGTTCGAGGTGCCGGAATCCCTTAGAGAGAAGAATGAGCGTTTGCATGATAAGCCGCTCGGAAACAGACAGCAGCTTGGAGAAGAAAGCAAATGAGTCAGGGTCGTACATTAACCTTTAATATCTTCCGTTATGATCCTCAGATGCCGGACGATAAGCCCAAGATGGTCAAGTATCAGCTGGAAGAGGCGCCAGGTATGACGGTGTTTATCGCGCTGAATATGCTGCGTGAGCAGCAGGATCCGTCACTGCAGTTCGATTTTGTCTGCCGCGCCGGGATCTGCGGTAGCTGCGCCATGGTGATCAACGGTTATCCCACCTTGGCCTGTCGTACCCTGACCAGCAAGTATCCTAAGGGGGAGATCACCCTGATGCCGCTGCCGGGTTTCGAGCTGATCGGCGACCTGTCAGTCAACACGGGTAAGTTTATGCGCGAGCTGGCAGAGCGTCTCAAACTGTGGCTGCATCCGAGAAACGACGAGGCGGACATTCACCGCATCGAGGCCCCCATGGATCCCGAGGAGGCCGCCAGGCTCTACGAGCTGGAGCGCTGCGTCGAATGTGGTGTGTGTGTCTCGGCCTGTGCCACTAAGCAGATGCGCGACACCTTCGTCGGCGCCGTCGGCATGATGAAGATCGCCCGCTTCGAGCTCGACAGCCGAGATGCCCGTAGCGTGGAAGACTTCTATCACGTGATAGGCAATCAGGATGGGGTATTCGGTTGCATGACCCTGCTGGGCTGTCAGGACAACTGTCCTAAAGACCTGCCGCATATGCAGCAGATCGCCTATCTCAGACGTAAGATGGCGACCGCCTTGGTATAAGCCCTAAGTTGTTTGTGCACACCTTTGAAAGCCTGCTCGAGCAGGCTTTTTTATTGGCACCAAATCCACCACT contains the following coding sequences:
- a CDS encoding fumarate reductase cytochrome b subunit, coding for MSLAKKNNNVSGWLDMSQSVSGVILALFLWTHLVLVSSILLGADAMTFVARTMELSFLSADGHGYPWVVSGIAIIVALLALIHVLVAVHKMPLNLQQQRALRQQMSVIHHDDTKLWVWQAITGVGIFLLLPVHLWLIGSAPETIGPVGSADRIWNQGVWMVYLPLLLCVELHAAIGIYRVAIKWGAKRAIDARARIKKIKTIVSVVFVVIGLASLLAFLPYAS
- a CDS encoding fumarate reductase cytochrome b subunit — encoded protein: MKVNSLQYQHTHYAALGSPWSAKADRIQSATGILLGCFLLAHLHFESSILFGKETFYHVVQFLEGGMFSSTGHGMPIVTKVFSIFIMLVVMLHAAVALRRFPAQLGQWRALRNHMQGIKHKDSHAWFWQLVTGFILFFLAPVHIFTMITNPEIGPHLSAERVYHANAWLLYALLLPAVVVHAMIGLYRVAVKWGLICHRKGLRKAIKVLIIYLMTLGILSLISYIMIGRSLVLPITPFVP
- a CDS encoding fumarate reductase iron-sulfur subunit, producing MSQGRTLTFNIFRYDPQMPDDKPKMVKYQLEEAPGMTVFIALNMLREQQDPSLQFDFVCRAGICGSCAMVINGYPTLACRTLTSKYPKGEITLMPLPGFELIGDLSVNTGKFMRELAERLKLWLHPRNDEADIHRIEAPMDPEEAARLYELERCVECGVCVSACATKQMRDTFVGAVGMMKIARFELDSRDARSVEDFYHVIGNQDGVFGCMTLLGCQDNCPKDLPHMQQIAYLRRKMATALV
- a CDS encoding fumarate reductase flavoprotein subunit, producing the protein MKLIYTDSLVVGAGLAGLRVAIASKERGLDTLVLSLIPAKRSHSAAAQGGMQASLGNTVKGMGDDEDVHFQDTVKGSDWGCDQEVARMFAHCAPKAVRELANWGVPWTRVTKGPRQVVVNAEKVTIEEAEEAHGLINARDFGGTKKWRTCYTADGTGHSLLYAVDNKAISLDIPVHERVEALALIHDGKRCHGVVARCLITGELRAYVAKSTTIATGGYGRIYEVSTNAIICEGIGQALALETGVATLGNMEAVQFHPTAIVPVGILTTEGCRGDGGLLRDKDGHRFMPDYEPEKKELASRDVVSRRMTEHMRKGKGVDSPYGPHLWLDITLLGRKHVETNLREVKEICENFLGIDPAEDWIPVRPTQHYSMGGIRTDAKGQSPQLKGLFSVGEAACWDMHGFNRLGGNSLAETVVGGMIIGKYVADFCEENTLEIDTSLAERFVAQVRDEIDGLVEGQGSESAYELKREMQRIMMDYVGIFRNGPELTKAVEELEALLIRSRNLGLKCKKRHANPELVEALRVKRMLKVALTVACGAEARTESRGAHAREDYPQRNDKEWLNRTLSSWPSSDATRPQLDYEQLDVMKMELPPGYRGYGINNAIAHPDTEKREKQIVEILSNLGEDADRHERQHALMPFEVPESLREKNERLHDKPLGNRQQLGEESK